In Candidatus Nitrosarchaeum limnium SFB1, the following proteins share a genomic window:
- a CDS encoding hypothetical protein (hypothetical protein Nmar_1282): MLKQLTFKGGIKQLTCRRDLKSTLDINENIQLENKCRKLLKNDEIRFVGMINPMGNLIFGGFNKYVDLFKNNEKRRQFYMQMALEISMRKDFDDVLGKINHITTNRDNILMIAMPINNHVLLIYAKPTATAEHLIAQVNVLGFSNLRLE, from the coding sequence ATGTTAAAACAATTAACTTTCAAAGGAGGCATAAAACAATTAACTTGTAGGAGAGATCTAAAATCCACATTGGATATTAACGAAAATATTCAATTAGAAAATAAATGCAGAAAACTTCTTAAAAATGACGAGATCAGATTTGTTGGCATGATAAATCCTATGGGAAATCTAATTTTTGGAGGGTTCAACAAATATGTAGATCTATTCAAAAATAATGAGAAAAGAAGACAATTCTACATGCAAATGGCACTTGAAATTTCCATGCGTAAAGATTTTGATGATGTTTTAGGTAAAATAAATCACATTACGACAAACAGGGATAATATTTTGATGATTGCTATGCCTATAAACAATCATGTGTTATTAATTTATGCTAAACCTACGGCCACTGCTGAACACCTTATCGCACAGGTAAATGTATTAGGCTTTTCAAATCTGAGGCTTGAATGA
- a CDS encoding Mov34/MPN/PAD-1 family protein — translation MDGRLCRSRVGLKKIIITEDQKKILVNHANNEKPNESCAILFGSVKEQVASVNEVFLANNIEESPVNFTISNEQLIEIYKTAEERKTDVIGIFHSHPNSEAYPSSTDKKFMQSNPVVWVIYSEVSKNFRAYVLESDILEIPVQTSL, via the coding sequence ATGGATGGTAGGCTCTGTAGAAGTAGAGTAGGTTTGAAAAAAATTATCATCACTGAAGATCAAAAAAAAATACTTGTCAATCACGCAAATAATGAAAAACCAAACGAGTCTTGTGCCATATTATTTGGCTCAGTAAAAGAACAAGTTGCATCAGTAAACGAGGTATTTCTTGCAAATAATATTGAAGAGTCTCCAGTAAACTTTACAATTTCAAATGAACAGTTGATTGAAATCTACAAAACTGCCGAAGAAAGAAAAACAGATGTTATTGGAATATTTCACTCACACCCAAATTCTGAGGCATATCCATCAAGTACAGACAAAAAATTTATGCAAAGCAATCCAGTTGTTTGGGTGATTTATTCAGAAGTGTCAAAGAATTTCAGAGCATACGTGCTTGAATCAGATATTCTAGAGATTCCAGTCCAAACATCACTTTAA
- a CDS encoding blue (type1) copper domain-containing protein gives MSNWDLMMPGMGLTAIGVAGVTISYAGIAHTFVDGMHALTGLTMFIGLIFLSAGILDGGVSTSNRAKATTLVILSIGLSFGTFALTMNSSNYTITLAGLLMAVAFPSIIISYLAMKMPQYAKPVGAIVALASATGIIMWFAFGFVSPDTYMINEPVVEVKEEIVSTAPVFTISILKDSAIQGNSDYDPDVAHVPKGDVVEWINEDEVPHTVTSSVDFGDTFNSNMINAGEKYTLDTSKLTSGEYEYMCMVHPWMVATLIVEEPKGEVKVMIPQGSGTQKEGQLYYDPTILTVPVGTPVVWDNVDNVVHTVTSGKDATPDGIFDSGLIDAGKTFKFTFSAPGKVDYFCMVHPWMVGSVEVE, from the coding sequence ATGAGTAATTGGGACCTCATGATGCCAGGCATGGGATTGACAGCTATAGGCGTTGCAGGCGTAACAATATCATACGCAGGGATAGCCCATACATTTGTCGATGGAATGCATGCCCTTACAGGCTTGACCATGTTTATCGGATTGATATTTTTATCAGCAGGCATCTTAGATGGTGGAGTATCCACCAGTAACAGAGCAAAAGCAACCACACTAGTCATTCTTTCAATTGGGTTATCATTTGGAACATTTGCATTAACAATGAACTCTTCAAATTACACAATTACACTAGCAGGACTTTTGATGGCAGTCGCGTTTCCATCCATAATAATTTCATATCTTGCAATGAAGATGCCACAGTATGCAAAACCAGTAGGAGCAATTGTAGCACTAGCAAGTGCAACAGGAATTATCATGTGGTTTGCATTCGGATTTGTAAGTCCGGATACATACATGATCAACGAGCCAGTTGTAGAAGTAAAAGAAGAGATAGTATCAACTGCTCCAGTATTTACAATTTCAATTTTAAAAGATTCAGCAATACAAGGAAATTCAGATTATGATCCAGATGTAGCACATGTTCCCAAAGGAGATGTTGTTGAATGGATAAATGAAGATGAAGTTCCACACACAGTAACTAGTTCAGTAGACTTTGGTGACACGTTTAATTCAAACATGATTAACGCTGGTGAAAAATACACATTGGATACAAGTAAACTTACATCTGGTGAATATGAATACATGTGTATGGTACATCCATGGATGGTGGCAACACTAATCGTAGAAGAACCAAAAGGAGAAGTCAAAGTAATGATTCCACAAGGTTCAGGAACACAAAAAGAAGGACAATTGTATTATGATCCTACAATACTTACAGTACCAGTTGGAACACCAGTAGTATGGGATAATGTAGATAATGTTGTACACACTGTAACTAGTGGAAAAGATGCAACACCTGATGGGATATTTGATTCTGGATTAATTGATGCAGGTAAGACATTCAAGTTCACATTTAGTGCACCAGGAAAAGTAGATTACTTTTGTATGGTACATCCATGGATGGTAGGCTCTGTAGAAGTAGAGTAG
- a CDS encoding rhodanese domain-containing protein, which produces MEQISLGISSEQLEQDLIQQKPLLLFDLRTKESFEKSHVTGSVHAVCDVNAKEKILPKIPKNAKIVLISDPEEYAKETAQMMKSFGLDVYYLVGGFSSWKGSLSKGNTGKMILPDNLSQKLDKVFLLDVRNTEEYSEYQIPGSINIPLGDLFDAKTISKIPKDKEIVTICPHGNRAMIASFALARAGIDSKTLVGGLAGWNQVLKPVTVVKGSVQIIQVQKIGKGCLSHIVESDGEAIVIDPLYPFEKYIDIAKKQGFQIIKVIDTHQHADHVSAAKDLAKATSAKLYLSKYEGYVLDANFVGDTDQIPFGKTNLQIIHTPGHTPGSLSYLVDEKYVFTGDILFVESIGRPDLRDKAEEFTEELYNTLHNKLLKLPHNTMVFPTHHSQDVEPINEAFYSTIEQSKKLPWLDISKQEFIRKVVAITLPRPMNYQKIIAVNKGELELKNSEIPDLEIGPNRCAIDAN; this is translated from the coding sequence ATGGAACAAATCTCACTGGGAATTTCTTCTGAACAATTAGAACAAGATTTGATTCAGCAGAAACCATTACTTTTGTTTGATCTTAGGACCAAAGAAAGTTTTGAAAAATCACATGTAACAGGCTCTGTTCATGCTGTATGTGATGTTAATGCTAAAGAAAAGATATTGCCAAAAATTCCCAAAAATGCCAAAATTGTTTTGATATCTGACCCAGAAGAATATGCTAAAGAAACAGCACAAATGATGAAATCTTTTGGATTAGACGTTTACTATCTAGTAGGTGGGTTTTCTTCATGGAAGGGAAGTTTGTCAAAAGGAAATACTGGAAAAATGATCTTACCCGATAATCTTTCTCAAAAGTTAGATAAAGTGTTTCTACTGGATGTCAGAAATACTGAGGAATATTCAGAATATCAAATTCCTGGAAGCATAAACATTCCATTAGGTGATCTTTTTGATGCAAAGACTATCTCCAAGATTCCAAAAGACAAAGAAATTGTAACTATATGCCCTCATGGAAATCGTGCAATGATTGCAAGTTTTGCTCTAGCACGTGCAGGAATTGATTCTAAAACACTTGTAGGAGGATTAGCTGGCTGGAATCAAGTTCTAAAGCCTGTTACAGTAGTAAAAGGCTCAGTACAAATTATCCAAGTACAAAAAATCGGAAAAGGATGCTTATCTCATATTGTGGAGTCTGACGGAGAGGCAATTGTAATTGATCCATTATATCCTTTTGAAAAATACATAGACATTGCAAAAAAACAAGGATTTCAAATCATCAAAGTAATAGATACCCATCAACATGCAGATCATGTATCTGCTGCAAAAGATCTTGCCAAAGCAACTAGTGCAAAATTATACCTGTCAAAATACGAGGGCTATGTTCTTGATGCAAACTTTGTTGGGGATACAGATCAAATACCCTTTGGAAAAACCAATCTCCAAATTATTCACACTCCGGGTCATACTCCTGGGAGTCTCAGTTATCTAGTGGATGAAAAATATGTTTTTACTGGTGACATATTGTTTGTAGAATCAATTGGGCGACCAGATCTTAGAGACAAAGCAGAAGAGTTTACAGAGGAGCTATACAATACATTACATAACAAGTTGCTTAAACTTCCGCATAATACAATGGTATTTCCAACACACCATAGTCAAGATGTAGAACCTATCAACGAGGCATTTTATTCTACCATAGAACAATCAAAGAAACTTCCATGGCTTGATATTTCAAAACAAGAGTTCATCCGAAAAGTAGTTGCAATAACTCTTCCAAGACCAATGAATTACCAAAAAATCATTGCAGTAAACAAAGGGGAATTAGAACTAAAAAATTCTGAAATTCCTGATTTGGAGATTGGTCCAAACAGGTGTGCAATTGACGCCAATTGA
- a CDS encoding protoheme IX farnesyltransferase: MASDWDRLRLGFKEIMEISKPRIVVLLVITAVTSMYAASKLVPNVPHLDYIAYLHIIIAGALASAGSSALNHYYDKDIDPKMTRTSTRPIPSGRMAASHVMIYGLVVSCISVIYGYFTLNPVSAFFIALGIFSYVIIYTVWLKRLNTSNIVIGGIAGSAAAWAGWSAATGSMDLLGFLVGFLVFVWTPSHFWCLAMKIKDEYAQANIPMLPVVIGMQRTSKYILGNTLILLPYSLILPAFGMGLVYTIIAAVSGGLMLAYHYKLTKNPTSEFAWKAYKVTAPYLTIIFVAVALDAAFHFPLF, encoded by the coding sequence ATGGCTTCTGATTGGGATAGATTGAGATTGGGCTTTAAAGAAATAATGGAAATTTCCAAACCAAGGATTGTCGTATTGCTAGTAATTACTGCAGTTACATCAATGTATGCAGCAAGTAAACTCGTTCCAAATGTACCTCATCTTGATTATATTGCATATTTGCACATAATTATTGCAGGCGCATTGGCATCTGCTGGATCAAGTGCTCTGAATCATTATTATGATAAAGACATTGATCCGAAAATGACTCGAACCAGCACTAGACCTATTCCATCTGGAAGAATGGCAGCATCACATGTTATGATTTATGGATTGGTTGTAAGTTGCATTTCTGTTATCTATGGATATTTCACCCTAAATCCAGTGTCTGCATTTTTTATAGCACTTGGAATTTTCTCATATGTAATAATTTACACTGTATGGCTCAAACGCCTAAACACATCAAATATTGTAATTGGTGGTATTGCAGGTAGTGCGGCAGCTTGGGCAGGTTGGTCTGCTGCAACCGGAAGTATGGATCTGTTGGGATTTTTGGTAGGATTTTTGGTATTTGTTTGGACTCCATCTCACTTTTGGTGTCTTGCAATGAAAATAAAAGACGAATATGCACAAGCAAACATTCCAATGCTCCCTGTTGTTATTGGAATGCAAAGAACCTCAAAATACATTTTGGGAAACACCTTGATCTTACTTCCATACTCTTTGATTCTACCCGCATTTGGTATGGGACTTGTTTACACTATAATTGCAGCAGTATCAGGAGGATTGATGTTGGCTTATCATTACAAACTAACAAAGAATCCTACATCTGAATTTGCATGGAAAGCATACAAAGTCACTGCTCCTTATTTGACAATTATCTTTGTTGCAGTTGCATTAGATGCTGCATTTCACTTTCCATTATTTTAA
- a CDS encoding hypothetical protein (hypothetical protein Nmar_1278) yields MYEQKQKEGRLSRRVLLSAMIAGIAVAIVFTVTPWNFIPTQITEDVTVIANTEYGCVGESQYGISVVVPDCSAKVGDTVSATFNVPSGKLNGYWQELERRQNPMVDEWDRSVSGSGFSP; encoded by the coding sequence ATGTATGAACAAAAACAAAAAGAAGGTAGGCTGTCGCGACGTGTACTTCTATCTGCAATGATTGCAGGAATTGCAGTTGCTATAGTTTTCACAGTGACTCCGTGGAACTTTATTCCTACACAAATCACTGAAGACGTAACTGTCATAGCAAACACAGAATACGGTTGTGTTGGAGAATCCCAATACGGAATTAGTGTGGTCGTACCTGACTGTAGTGCAAAAGTTGGTGATACAGTATCTGCCACATTCAATGTTCCTTCAGGGAAATTAAACGGATACTGGCAAGAACTTGAAAGAAGACAAAATCCCATGGTAGATGAATGGGATAGAAGTGTAAGCGGTTCAGGTTTCTCACCATAA
- a CDS encoding Putative permease: MTPIEIFLEPVTLFLSIISGVVVGFSLGLVGGGGSVLAVPLLLYVVGVKDTHVAIGTSALAIGIIAVFNIFYRRKTSTLHIKKGLTFALPGIGGTLLGSQLGLWTPPENLLILFAVFMVVIGIIMIKYKITHIEITSEKHGLISLKKNLPLSGFSVGILSGYFGIGGGFLIVPTMMYSGGLNILQAIGTSLVSVSSFGLVTAGRYFVAGNVDLVIALLFIIGGILGGYFGIKTSKKITQEKITKFFSILLFVVASYIIINTISG; encoded by the coding sequence TTGACGCCAATTGAAATTTTTCTAGAACCTGTTACACTTTTCCTTTCAATTATTTCAGGAGTGGTGGTTGGATTTAGTCTTGGATTGGTGGGCGGTGGTGGTTCGGTATTGGCAGTACCTTTGTTGCTGTATGTAGTAGGTGTAAAAGATACACATGTAGCAATAGGTACTTCGGCTCTGGCAATAGGGATCATTGCAGTCTTTAACATTTTTTATCGCAGAAAAACAAGTACTCTTCATATCAAAAAGGGATTGACATTTGCTTTACCCGGAATTGGAGGAACATTGCTTGGTTCCCAACTTGGATTATGGACACCACCAGAAAATTTGTTAATCTTATTTGCAGTGTTTATGGTAGTGATTGGAATAATAATGATAAAATACAAAATCACACATATTGAAATTACTAGTGAAAAACATGGACTGATTTCACTAAAAAAGAATCTCCCCTTATCTGGTTTCTCAGTGGGTATACTTTCAGGATATTTTGGAATAGGTGGAGGATTCTTGATTGTGCCTACCATGATGTATTCAGGAGGATTAAACATACTACAAGCAATTGGAACCTCACTTGTATCAGTTAGTTCTTTTGGTCTTGTAACTGCGGGGAGATACTTTGTTGCAGGAAATGTTGATCTAGTAATTGCATTGCTATTCATAATTGGTGGAATTTTGGGAGGTTATTTTGGAATAAAAACATCAAAAAAAATCACTCAAGAAAAAATTACAAAATTTTTTTCAATACTACTATTTGTTGTTGCATCTTACATTATAATAAATACAATTTCAGGTTAG
- a CDS encoding hypothetical protein (hypothetical protein Nmar_1305) translates to MSGEEDAKSRTITFRLNSTLINEIRKDAQFERTNINALVSKILSNHILWERYERKVGLLPMTKPFVKYAIEKMDAKEIIHFAEVIEQDTVTDIFNFMKTKYTTEDFIEILRTWLYVAWMQHVIIKGNDTYTFKIKHDLGEKWSLYVKTFVTKLFHDILEKRLNVKTTKNTITLIFPVE, encoded by the coding sequence ATGAGTGGTGAAGAAGATGCTAAAAGTAGGACTATTACTTTTAGGCTAAATTCTACACTAATTAATGAAATAAGAAAAGATGCCCAATTTGAACGAACTAACATTAATGCATTGGTTTCAAAAATATTGTCAAATCATATACTTTGGGAAAGATATGAACGAAAAGTAGGATTATTGCCAATGACCAAACCATTTGTAAAATATGCAATAGAAAAAATGGATGCTAAAGAGATCATACATTTTGCAGAAGTGATTGAACAAGACACTGTTACAGATATTTTTAATTTTATGAAGACAAAATATACAACAGAAGATTTTATTGAAATTCTTAGAACATGGCTCTATGTTGCTTGGATGCAACACGTTATCATTAAAGGGAATGACACCTATACTTTTAAGATAAAACATGATTTGGGTGAAAAATGGTCACTATATGTTAAAACATTCGTCACAAAGCTTTTTCACGATATTTTAGAAAAAAGATTAAATGTGAAAACTACAAAAAACACAATTACTTTGATATTTCCAGTAGAGTAA